The following proteins are co-located in the Castanea sativa cultivar Marrone di Chiusa Pesio chromosome 8, ASM4071231v1 genome:
- the LOC142606336 gene encoding protein NUCLEAR FUSION DEFECTIVE 4-like, with protein MAELQSCGLARHLVTGRWTSVFASFLIMAGAGATYLFAVYSSDIKKNLGYNQTMLNTMSSCKDIGASVGIVSGLIAEITPTWFILLLGSLTNFVGYFMIWLAVTGRIAKPQFWQMCLYIFIAANSQNFANTGSLVTCVKNFPESRSIMLGLLKGYVGLSGSLLTQLYLAIYGDDSTSLILFIGWLPAIISLLFLYTIREKEVTVKQSNEVNIFYHFLYLSAALAVFLMAMTLTQQRVNFSATAYMASAIVACVFVFLPGVVAIRQEVLLWRQIREHPNDIIIEKLQPDELQQNPSKKGEEPKKSFFADVFNKPPRGEDYSILQAIFSIDMLIIFIATLVGLGSCLTAIDNLGQIGEALLYEQKTVKTFVSMVSIWNYSGRVFSGFISEILLMKYKVPRPVLLSAVLFLLSIGLVMIAFPFSGSIYVASLIIGFTFGAQLPLVFAIISEIFGLKHYSTLFNCGQMASPIGSYLFNKELTGRLYDREAKKMPGLGSQKNKVCKGVQCFNLSFKVMALATLIAAFISVILVVRTKEFYKGDLYKRYRVNENENEMIKRYWLKFVAKSIKLRVNLVVKNIFFLSLESDKYLVIWGKV; from the coding sequence ATGGCTGAGTTGCAGAGCTGTGGTTTGGCTCGTCATTTGGTGACCGGTCGGTGGACCTCGGTTTTTGCCTCGTTTCTGATCATGGCTGGTGCAGGTGCAACTTACCTTTTTGCAGTCTATTCCAGTGACATCAAGAAGAACCTTGGATACAACCAAACCATGCTGAACACAATGAGTTCTTGTAAGGATATTGGTGCTAGTGTAGGGATTGTGTCAGGGCTTATTGCTGAGATTACCCCAACCTGGTTTATACTCCTCCTTGGCTCATTGACCAACTTTGTAGGCTACTTTATGATATGGTTGGCTGTGACAGGCAGGATTGCAAAGCCACAGTTTTGGCAAATGTGTCTCTACATTTTCATTGCAGCCAATTCTCAGAATTTTGCAAACACAGGTTCTCTAGTCACCTGTGTCAAGAATTTTCCTGAGAGTCGATCTATTATGTTGGGTCTGTTGAAAGGGTACGTGGGGCTTAGTGGCTCGTTACTTACACAACTGTACTTAGCCATATATGGTGATGATTCTACCTCATTGATCCTATTCATAGGCTGGCTGCCTGCAATTATATCGTTACTGTTTTTGTATACCATTCGTGAAAAAGAGGTCACGGTGAAGCAATCAAATGAGgtgaatattttttatcatttcctCTATCTCTCAGCAGCACTAGCTGTGTTCTTGATGGCAATGACTCTGACCCAACAACGTGTAAACTTTTCGGCGACGGCCTATATGGCAAGTGCCATAGTTGCTTGCGTTTTTGTGTTCCTTCCTGGCGTGGTGGCCATAAGGCAAGAGGTGTTACTATGGAGGCAAATAAGAGAGCACCCAAATGACATAATTATCGAGAAATTACAACCGGATGAGCTCCAACAAAACCCTTCTAAGAAAGGAGAAGAGCCTAAAAAGTCTTTCTTTGCTGATGTATTTAACAAGCCACCAAGAGGGGAAGACTATAGCATCTTACAAGCAATATTCAGCATTGACATGTTGATTATATTTATTGCCACACTTGTTGGACTTGGATCATGCTTAACAGCCATTGATAATCTAGGACAAATTGGAGAGGCCCTTTTATATGAGCAGAAAACCGTGAAGACCTTTGTATCAATGGTTAGCATTTGGAATTACTCAGGAAGAGTCTTCTCTGGGTTTATATCAGAAATCTTACTCATGAAATATAAGGTTCCTCGTCCAGTTCTTTTGTCAGCTGTGCTTTTCCTCTTAAGCATTGGACTCGTTATGATCGCTTTTCCCTTCTCTGGTTCAATCTATGTGGCATCTTTGATCATCGGTTTCACATTTGGTGCACAATTACCATTGGTTTTTGCTATCATTTCTGAGATCTTTGGGCTCAAGCACTACTCCACGCTGTTCAATTGTGGACAAATGGCAAGTCCAATTGGGTCGTATCTATTCAATAAAGAGCTCACTGGAAGGTTATATGACAGGGAGGCAAAGAAGATGCCTGGATTGGGGAGCCAAAAAAATAAGGTTTGCAAAGGGGTTCAGTGTTTTAACCTATCTTTTAAAGTTATGGCTCTTGCAACATTAATTGCAGCCTTCATTTCGGTGATTTTGGTGGTGAGAACTAAGGAGTTCTACAAAGGTGACCTTTACAAGAGGTATAGAG